The following is a genomic window from Bacteroidota bacterium.
CCACTTTAAATTTAGCAATCTCTAATCGAGTAATTACAGTATAAATTATATCAATAGGGTTTGTGGTATTTCCTCTTTTGCCAAACCCTCTTTTACCATTGTAAATAGTTACACCCCGCCCTAGTTTTTCGATAACCATTAACCGAATTTCTTCGCTATGAGCCGATATTACTGTAATACCGGTATATTCATCTACGCCTTCAATTACAAAATCAACAGTTTTTGAGGCTGATAAATAAGTAAGAATAGAGTATAG
Proteins encoded in this region:
- a CDS encoding YitT family protein; amino-acid sequence: LYSILTYLSASKTVDFVIEGVDEYTGITVISAHSEEIRLMVIEKLGRGVTIYNGKRGFGKRGNTTNPIDIIYTVITRLEIAKFKVEVDKIDPNAFIIMSTIKDTKGGMIKKRPLH